From a region of the Streptomyces sp. NBC_01454 genome:
- a CDS encoding non-ribosomal peptide synthetase — MRNEPEHVHSADHPSMPLTTMQHGIWLAQQLASPVRYQLASAFEIAGDLDPELYEAAFRFAVTETEPFRSRFAVTASGEPRQWAGPLPAWHIPVVDLQREPAPMAAALDWMRADLPRPLDLENGPAFRTAFLRLAEDRVCWYLLVHHLVVDGFGLALFARRLGEIYAALERGESPKPGHQVPLDTLLNAERAYRSTPDFEADRAFWTARMAGWPGAVRPGMSRPAAPGRDVPGRTGIGRTGGAPVRGACRMPEDRVAALRAHARALDVPWTVVATASAVLLDHARTGGGDEVVVGFPVAGRTPKTAGVVAGAASNVLPLRVPVDPRRSTAALIRTVGEATTLALDHQRYRYEDLRRDLGFTRSAHAPYQLTANIVPFSFGRSFAGRPMTLRQLNTGAVEDLSVMIRPEHGRAGLMVEVHAEAGRYEPEEVAAEADRCVRLLDQLIDEPRRPVGELDLLAPDERRLLVPRLGTPAPPSPRTLPELFEHWAALTPQAPAVGHGDRQLTYAELNARANRLARTLIRRGAGPERTVAVLLPRSEDVVTAILAVSKTGAAYLPLDTGWPPEHTERILADAQPVCVLSGTDPTGAATAATASATSEADATDSDANLTDADRTGSLTPDHPAYVIYTSGSTGRPKGVVVPHRGPVALLRAGAAEFGFGPDDTWTMFHSCAFDFSVWEMWGALAHGGRLVVVPREVSRSPRAFLDLLVRERVTVLNQTPSAFRSLEQADAEEPEQGRKLALRRVIFCGEALSPAVVRSWYERHQDSAPVLVNMYGITETAVLSTRLDLDHDHGRARVVPIGKALAGTRLYVLDNQLRPVPPGVAGELYVAGSGVARGYLHRSALTAQRFVADPFGPAGSRLYRSGDLVRARRDGSLEYLGRADDQVKIRGFRIEPAEVEAALLAAPGVAGGAVLASSGVPHGPARTRADGGQGADGAAWLVAYVVLTREAAADDPGPALARLREWLRGRLPAHLVPSLFIPLDRLPLTPNGKLDRAALPSPHSRAHTPSRAPDTPLEAALAGLYADLLAVEQVGADDDFFDLGGDSLRATRLVTLVRRAGLGARSELDVRDVFVHPTVAGLAAHLGDRDHPGDTSVASGPRPVLRLPLAEDRGAEPVPLSFGQRRFWFLHKLAGPDSTYNVPLVLRWDGELDQEALRAALGDLTARHETLRTLIQQRDGQAVQHILPVTAARPVLTVEPVAPDQLPDALSAAAGRPFRLESELPLRAVLFTTETSRGQTLLLLLHHIACDRASLRPLLDDLGTAYRARANGDAPGWSPLPMQYADFTLWQRELLGADDEPSALRAGQLAYWDKTLTGLPERIPLPADRTEQASSGRPAHSAGDTVAFTVPADVHRQLLEVAGDEQASLFLVAHAGLAALLTRLGAGTDIPIGTAVSDRADAELDGLVGFFVNTLVLRTDTSGEPTFRELLGRVTQADLGAFAHQEVPFDLVVEAQGPRRAASGQAVFGRALFQVLLVLTPSLPERLELPGLSATVDLVGRGSAGFDLTFGLFERRDADGTCRGLDGVVEYRTELFDRSTVEALCTRFTRLLRTAAATPDIPVHDIDLSGPEER, encoded by the coding sequence GTGAGGAACGAGCCGGAGCATGTGCACTCGGCGGATCACCCGTCGATGCCGCTCACCACGATGCAGCACGGGATCTGGTTGGCGCAGCAGCTGGCGTCTCCGGTCCGCTACCAACTGGCGAGTGCGTTCGAGATCGCCGGAGATCTCGATCCGGAGCTGTACGAGGCGGCTTTCCGGTTCGCCGTGACGGAGACCGAGCCGTTCAGGTCCCGGTTCGCCGTCACCGCCTCCGGGGAGCCGAGGCAATGGGCCGGCCCCCTCCCCGCCTGGCACATACCGGTCGTCGACCTCCAGCGGGAACCCGCACCGATGGCCGCCGCGCTGGACTGGATGCGGGCGGACCTCCCCCGCCCGCTCGACCTGGAGAACGGTCCGGCGTTCAGGACCGCGTTCCTGCGCCTCGCCGAGGACCGGGTGTGCTGGTATCTGCTCGTCCACCACCTGGTGGTGGACGGCTTCGGCCTGGCGCTGTTCGCCCGACGGCTCGGCGAGATCTACGCGGCGCTGGAGCGCGGCGAGTCCCCGAAGCCCGGCCACCAAGTGCCGTTGGACACCCTGCTCAACGCCGAGCGGGCCTACCGCTCCACGCCCGACTTCGAGGCCGACCGTGCGTTCTGGACGGCGAGGATGGCCGGTTGGCCGGGAGCCGTCCGGCCGGGTATGTCCCGGCCCGCCGCACCCGGCCGGGACGTACCCGGCCGGACAGGCATCGGCCGGACGGGCGGGGCACCGGTGCGCGGTGCGTGCCGGATGCCCGAGGACCGGGTGGCCGCCCTCCGCGCACATGCACGCGCGCTCGACGTCCCCTGGACAGTGGTGGCGACCGCCTCCGCCGTCCTGCTGGATCATGCCCGCACCGGCGGGGGCGATGAGGTCGTCGTGGGGTTCCCGGTCGCCGGCCGCACCCCCAAGACGGCGGGCGTCGTGGCCGGTGCCGCGTCGAACGTGCTCCCGCTGCGGGTACCGGTCGACCCGCGCCGGTCAACCGCCGCACTGATCCGGACCGTCGGCGAGGCGACCACCCTCGCCCTCGACCACCAGCGCTACCGGTACGAGGACCTCCGCCGTGACCTCGGCTTCACCAGGTCCGCGCACGCGCCGTACCAACTGACCGCGAACATCGTCCCCTTCAGCTTCGGCCGCAGTTTCGCCGGGCGGCCGATGACCCTCCGACAGCTCAACACCGGCGCGGTGGAGGACCTCTCCGTCATGATCAGGCCGGAACACGGCCGGGCCGGCCTGATGGTGGAGGTGCACGCCGAGGCCGGGCGGTACGAGCCCGAGGAGGTCGCCGCCGAGGCCGACCGCTGCGTACGCCTGCTCGACCAGCTGATCGACGAACCCCGTCGCCCCGTCGGCGAGCTGGATCTGCTGGCACCGGACGAACGCAGGCTGCTCGTACCGCGCCTCGGCACACCCGCACCCCCCTCGCCCCGTACCCTCCCCGAGCTGTTCGAACACTGGGCCGCGCTGACTCCGCAGGCCCCGGCGGTCGGCCACGGCGACCGGCAGCTCACCTATGCCGAGCTCAACGCGCGCGCCAACCGGCTGGCCAGGACGCTGATCCGGCGCGGCGCAGGACCCGAACGCACCGTCGCCGTCCTGCTCCCCCGCTCCGAGGACGTGGTCACCGCGATCCTGGCGGTGTCCAAGACCGGCGCGGCCTACCTCCCGCTCGACACGGGATGGCCGCCGGAGCACACGGAGCGGATCCTCGCCGACGCCCAGCCGGTATGCGTGCTCTCCGGGACGGACCCGACGGGAGCTGCCACGGCCGCGACCGCGTCGGCGACGAGCGAAGCCGACGCGACGGACAGCGACGCCAACCTGACCGACGCGGACCGCACGGGGTCGCTGACGCCCGACCATCCCGCCTACGTCATCTACACCTCCGGATCCACCGGCCGCCCCAAGGGCGTGGTGGTCCCGCACCGCGGTCCGGTGGCACTGCTGCGGGCGGGAGCCGCCGAGTTCGGTTTCGGCCCCGACGACACCTGGACGATGTTCCACTCCTGTGCCTTCGACTTCTCCGTGTGGGAGATGTGGGGCGCCCTCGCGCACGGTGGCCGGCTGGTGGTCGTTCCCCGCGAGGTGAGCCGCTCCCCCCGCGCCTTTCTCGACCTGCTGGTGCGGGAACGTGTGACGGTGCTCAACCAGACGCCCTCCGCCTTCCGGTCGCTGGAGCAGGCCGACGCCGAAGAGCCGGAGCAGGGGCGGAAATTGGCCCTGCGCCGGGTCATCTTCTGTGGTGAGGCGCTCTCCCCTGCCGTCGTGCGTTCCTGGTACGAGCGGCACCAGGACTCCGCGCCCGTCCTGGTCAACATGTACGGCATCACCGAGACCGCGGTCCTGTCGACCCGGCTCGACCTGGACCACGACCACGGTAGGGCGCGGGTCGTCCCGATCGGCAAGGCCCTTGCCGGCACCCGGCTGTACGTACTGGACAACCAGCTGCGCCCGGTGCCCCCCGGGGTGGCTGGTGAGCTGTATGTCGCGGGTTCCGGTGTGGCCAGGGGCTATCTGCACCGTTCCGCGTTGACGGCGCAACGCTTCGTGGCCGACCCGTTCGGCCCCGCCGGGTCCCGGCTGTACCGCTCGGGCGATCTCGTACGCGCCCGTCGGGACGGCTCACTGGAGTATCTCGGCAGGGCGGACGACCAGGTCAAGATCCGTGGCTTCCGGATCGAACCGGCCGAGGTCGAGGCGGCGCTGCTGGCCGCCCCCGGCGTGGCGGGCGGCGCCGTGCTGGCGAGCTCCGGTGTTCCGCACGGTCCGGCCCGCACCAGGGCGGACGGCGGTCAGGGAGCCGACGGGGCCGCATGGTTGGTGGCCTACGTCGTCCTCACCCGCGAGGCGGCGGCGGACGATCCCGGGCCGGCTCTGGCCCGGCTGCGGGAATGGCTGCGCGGGCGGCTTCCGGCGCATCTGGTCCCGTCCCTGTTCATCCCGCTCGACAGGCTGCCGCTCACCCCCAACGGGAAGCTGGACCGGGCGGCGCTGCCGTCCCCCCACTCCCGCGCGCACACGCCGTCACGCGCCCCGGACACGCCGCTGGAAGCCGCACTGGCCGGGCTGTACGCCGACCTGCTCGCCGTGGAGCAGGTGGGCGCCGACGACGACTTCTTCGACCTCGGGGGCGACAGCCTGCGGGCGACACGGCTGGTCACCCTGGTGCGCCGAGCCGGCCTCGGCGCCCGGTCGGAGCTGGATGTCAGGGACGTCTTCGTCCACCCGACCGTCGCCGGGCTCGCCGCTCATCTGGGCGACAGGGATCATCCGGGCGACACCTCGGTGGCATCGGGGCCCCGGCCCGTCCTCCGCCTTCCGCTGGCCGAGGACCGGGGCGCCGAGCCGGTCCCGCTCTCCTTCGGCCAACGGCGCTTCTGGTTCCTGCACAAGCTCGCCGGCCCCGACAGCACCTACAACGTTCCCCTGGTGCTGCGCTGGGACGGCGAGCTGGACCAGGAGGCGCTCCGTGCCGCCCTGGGCGACCTCACGGCCCGGCACGAAACCCTGCGCACCCTCATCCAGCAGCGGGACGGCCAGGCGGTCCAGCACATCCTGCCGGTCACGGCCGCGCGCCCGGTGCTCACGGTCGAACCCGTCGCCCCGGACCAGCTGCCGGACGCGTTGAGCGCCGCGGCCGGCCGCCCCTTCCGCCTGGAGAGCGAACTTCCCCTGCGCGCGGTCCTCTTCACCACCGAGACCTCGCGCGGACAGACGTTGCTCCTGCTGCTCCACCACATCGCCTGCGACCGCGCCTCGCTGCGGCCGCTGCTGGACGACCTCGGCACCGCCTACCGGGCCCGCGCCAACGGTGACGCCCCGGGCTGGTCGCCGTTGCCCATGCAGTACGCCGACTTCACCCTGTGGCAGCGTGAACTGCTCGGCGCCGACGACGAGCCCAGCGCCCTGCGGGCCGGTCAACTCGCCTACTGGGACAAGACCTTGACCGGTCTGCCGGAACGCATCCCGCTACCCGCCGACCGTACGGAGCAGGCGTCGTCCGGGCGCCCGGCGCACAGCGCCGGCGACACGGTGGCTTTCACCGTCCCCGCAGACGTACACCGCCAGCTCCTGGAGGTGGCCGGGGACGAGCAGGCCAGCCTCTTCCTGGTGGCGCACGCCGGACTGGCCGCGCTGCTCACCCGCCTCGGCGCGGGTACGGACATCCCGATCGGCACGGCGGTGTCCGACCGCGCGGACGCGGAGCTCGACGGCCTCGTCGGCTTCTTCGTGAACACGCTCGTACTGCGCACCGACACCTCGGGAGAGCCGACCTTCCGTGAGCTGCTCGGCCGGGTCACACAAGCCGATCTGGGGGCCTTCGCCCACCAGGAGGTGCCCTTCGACCTGGTCGTGGAGGCGCAGGGGCCACGGCGGGCGGCGAGCGGGCAGGCCGTGTTCGGCCGGGCCCTGTTCCAGGTGCTGCTGGTTCTCACCCCCTCCCTCCCCGAGAGGCTGGAGCTGCCGGGCCTGTCCGCCACGGTGGACCTGGTCGGCAGGGGTTCCGCCGGATTCGACCTGACCTTCGGCCTGTTCGAGCGGCGGGACGCCGACGGCACCTGTCGCGGACTCGACGGGGTGGTCGAATACCGGACCGAGCTGTTCGACCGGTCCACCGTCGAGGCCCTGTGCACCCGCTTCACGCGGCTGCTGCGTACGGCCGCCGCCACCCCGGACATCCCGGTCCACGACATCGACCTGTCAGGACCCGAGGAACGCTGA